Proteins from a genomic interval of Rhodothermus marinus:
- a CDS encoding phosphotransferase family protein: MKGMPELAEVRPEARFDEARLAAFLRGKLPGTERPLRVWQFTGGAANLTYLLDYGTHQYVLRRSPPGPLPRGGHDMRREYTVLSRLWRAYPPAPRAFLFCDDPEIVGTPFFVMERRHGVVVRTELPEAFRTHPEAPRRMALALVDALADLHAVDFRAIGLADLGRPEGFIERQIEGWWKRWEAACTMDLPDLAAVYEWLRANRPARSEATLVHNDYKLDNVMFDPSDPGRLVAVFDWDMCTLGDPLSDLGALLAYWVRPDDPPVFRALTTMPLDERFPTRDELVARYAARTGRPLPDVRFYHVLGLYRVTVIVAQLYARYVRGLSRDPRYAELGRALPALARAARTVAET; the protein is encoded by the coding sequence ATGAAGGGCATGCCCGAACTGGCCGAAGTCCGTCCTGAAGCCCGCTTCGACGAAGCCCGGCTGGCCGCCTTTCTGCGCGGCAAGCTGCCCGGCACCGAACGGCCGCTGCGCGTGTGGCAGTTCACGGGCGGCGCGGCCAATCTGACCTACCTGCTTGACTACGGCACCCATCAGTATGTGCTCCGACGCTCGCCGCCCGGTCCGCTGCCCCGCGGTGGACACGACATGCGGCGCGAATACACGGTGCTCTCGCGCCTCTGGCGGGCCTATCCGCCGGCACCCCGTGCCTTTCTGTTCTGCGACGATCCCGAGATCGTGGGCACGCCGTTTTTCGTGATGGAGCGACGGCACGGGGTCGTCGTGCGCACTGAGCTGCCCGAGGCTTTTCGGACGCACCCCGAGGCACCACGCCGGATGGCTCTGGCGCTCGTCGATGCGCTGGCCGACCTGCATGCCGTGGACTTCCGGGCCATCGGACTGGCCGACCTGGGCCGCCCCGAGGGGTTTATCGAGCGCCAGATCGAAGGCTGGTGGAAGCGCTGGGAAGCCGCCTGTACGATGGATCTGCCCGACCTGGCGGCCGTCTACGAGTGGCTGCGGGCCAACCGCCCCGCCCGGTCCGAGGCAACGCTGGTGCACAACGACTACAAGCTCGACAACGTGATGTTCGACCCGTCCGATCCGGGCCGCCTGGTGGCCGTCTTCGACTGGGACATGTGCACGCTGGGCGATCCGCTGAGCGATCTGGGTGCGCTGCTGGCCTACTGGGTGCGGCCGGACGATCCGCCTGTCTTTCGCGCGCTCACCACCATGCCGCTGGACGAACGCTTCCCCACACGGGACGAACTGGTGGCCCGTTACGCGGCGCGAACCGGCCGCCCGCTTCCCGACGTGCGCTTTTACCACGTGCTCGGCCTCTACCGCGTCACGGTCATCGTGGCCCAGCTCTACGCCCGCTACGTCCGGGGCCTGAGCCGCGACCCCCGCTATGCCGAGCTCGGCCGGGCGCTGCCCGCCCTGGCCCGCGCCGCCCGCACCGTGGCCGAAACGTGA